In Nitrospirota bacterium, a single genomic region encodes these proteins:
- a CDS encoding acylphosphatase gives MAEPTEPIACRAKLYVKGRVQGVGYRAFAFRVASQRGLYGGVRNLDDGRVELEVEGTKEQIVLLIEEAKVGPPASRVTEVEVEWSPATGRFSDFQVWY, from the coding sequence ATGGCCGAACCGACTGAACCGATAGCATGCCGGGCAAAGTTGTATGTGAAGGGGCGAGTGCAGGGGGTCGGGTATCGAGCATTTGCGTTTCGGGTGGCCTCGCAACGAGGCCTCTACGGTGGTGTCAGGAATCTTGATGATGGCCGAGTCGAGCTTGAAGTTGAAGGCACCAAAGAACAGATTGTGTTGCTGATCGAAGAGGCCAAGGTTGGACCGCCGGCGTCGCGAGTAACAGAGGTCGAAGTGGAGTGGAGTCCGGCGACCGGGCGATTTTCAGATTTTCAAGTGTGGTACTGA